The genomic interval ACCATTTATATTGTTATGCAGTAAAATATACAGCGGTTAAGTTAACTTTcttaaaataaagaaaaattgtCACCAGAACCACGCACGCTGATTTTTTATTAAGGCGTGAGTATTATTACTCTTGTCATTTAATAgtattaaacaaatatgtatCTGTGAATTTTGCGGTACATCGTCTTTTCTCATAAAATCATGATATGAGTAAATATGAATAATTGTATATGTGTGGCAAGTCTACGAAATTggcttatatatgtatatatgtacacatgtgGCCTTTCTGAATCATTAAGTGCCAAAAGCCGGTTAActcatcatcaaaatttgttttcgattttacATTATGATTTTAGTGTGTATATTGAACATTCGTTAGATTGtgaatgtattcattgaattaTAGCActtgcatacatatatatgtatgcatacataatatatttacatgtTAATTTGTATATACCTATGGTTTATTTATGTACATGAATAGGCACAACATACgtctaataaataaatatgtattcatttaaaagtaaatataaaatctaTTCTCATTAAAAACTTgcttattatataaattagtgCAAAACTCTGAGGAACATACCCGGCATTTACTGTGGATTCTCTATTGGATACTTTACGGGACGGAGAAATCTTTCAAAATACTTTGGGCAGCCACCTTATTATTACAATCAATCTTCACAATTTgggtatgtttttttttcatatttatatttatgcatttatgcACGAACTTTAACAGTTTGCGGTGAAGGTATGTTTGCGACACCACCTCATTTTTGTAAGCACGGCGCAATAAATTAACCCTCAATTAGATTATTTTGCTTGTCCATTGTAAAGCTATATTCTGTTCGTTTTTAAAGTTATAGTGAATTGTTGGCAGCAGAGTTTGGCATACAATAATGCCAGCAAGCGCTTAAAAATGTCAATTCTGTGTATTGCATTAATAACCACCAATTCTGTACTTGTtacttaatttgtttttgtatctATTTGAAATAACACATTTTCctacaaatatttgaaataatcTTAGGACTAATATTAACCTACTATTTTGGTCAACGTCAACGTGTTTCAAAGAAACACCTAACGAGGAGCAAAACCATTGTTATTCAGCATACAAAGTGTTTAATATTAACTTTTGTGACGAAATATATTGCatgatttattaaaatatgaattgcCATGAAAGGCGTTTCCATTCGATGCTCGATGcttactcgtaaagtaaaagggtatactagattcgttgtaacagacagaaggaagcgtttccgaccatataaagtttatatattcttgatcaggatcaatagccgagtcgatcgGGCCATGCCCGTCCgaatgaacgtcgagatctcaggaactacataACTAGAAAGTTCAGTATAttgactccagagacatagaagcagcgcaagcttgtcgattcatgttgccacgcccactctaacgcccacaaacggccCAAAACTGACACTCCCACAGTTTTGagaaataatttgatattttttcattttttattggtcttgtaaatttctatcgatttgccaaaaatctttttgccacgcccactctaacgcccacaaacggcccaaaactgacactcccacaattttgaaaaatgttttgatatttttcatttttgtattagttttgtaattttctatcgatttgccaaaaaacgcTTATGTTAGGAACCGAAGATAACGTTTTCGAATATACTGACAAAAAGACCgacaaaaatgttattttttaacAGTATCcccttttaaaaatattttaaattttaaatgcgcTTTAAAATCATGCAACTTTATATTTGCATCATCTGAAATAATATTAACGCAGGAGAGAGGGAGGAAAAAGGGAGGAAGTCAGACTACGTCATTTAACTTGATTTAtctaaaaacattaatttgttaaaaactaaagaatgagtgtgatttgatttttggtgGTTAGCtgcaaagaaaatattaaaggaatttgtaatttttttttgcaatctTCTAGATTTGTAAAAAGTATgttacaggcagaaggaagcgtttccgaccatataaagtatatatattctttatcatCATAGAAAAATCTCGAAAAaaatcgactatagcgttcttccttgtttttctcttttatcTATTATATTAAgctaaattataaatttttttattttcatattttttttgataatttgtGTTATGCAATGTTAATGTGTAGAAATTTGTTTCCACTTGCTTCTGATTAACtacgtttttgttttactttcaGATTGTTGTACCATATTAATATTGTTGCTAGGACCAACCGACTGAAAACAGAATCAGCTCAGAGGAACTTATTGTTACAGCCCAAAGAGAGTTTTAAAAAAGAGACAGAAAAGAACGAATTGTTGAGAAAAATGACTCTTCCAAGTGCTGCTCGCGTGTACACAGATGTCAATGCCCATAAGCCGGATGAATATTGGGACTATGAAAATTATGTGGTTGATTGGGGCAATCAGGACGATTATCAGTTGGTCCGTAAACTAGGCCGTGGAAAGTATTCTGAGGTCTTCGAAGCAATTAATATTACGACCACAGAAAAGTGCGTGGTTAAAATTCTAAAACCAGTTAAAAAGAAGAAGATAAAGCGTGAAATCAAAATTTTGGAGAACTTGCGTGGAGGAACTAATATAATAACACTTTTAGCCGTTGTCAAGGATCCAGTATCTCGTACACCAGCGTTGATTTTTGAGCACGTCAACAACACAGATTTCAAGCAACTTTACCAAACATTAACTGATTATGAGATTCGTTATTACTTGTTTGAGCTTCTTAAGGCACTTGACTACTGCCATAGCATGGGAATAATGCATCGTGATGTAAAGCCCCACAATGTTATGATCGATcacgaaaatcgaaaattgcGCCTTATAGATTGGGGACTTGCCGAATTTTATCATCCTGGTCAAGAATATAATGTTCGCGTGGCGTCCAGATACTTTAAAGGCCCCGAATTACTGGTAGATTACCAGATGTATGATTACTCACTGGATATGTGGTCATTGGGTTGCATGTTGGCGTCAATGATATTCCGAAAAGAACCATTTTTTCATGGTCATGACAACTATGATCAATTGGTACGCATTGCAAAGGTGCTGGGCACCGAAGAACTCTACGCATATTTGGATAAATACAATATTGACCTCGATCCAAGATTTCACGATATTCTACAGCGTCACTCACGAAAGCGATGGGAAAGATTTGTCCATTCTGACAACCAACATTTAGTTTCTCCTGAAGCTCTAGACTTTCTTGATAAACTCTTGCGCTATGATCACGTTGACCGACTCACAGCTCGCGAAGCAATGGCCCATCCATATTTTTTACCTATTGTCAATGGACAAATGAATCCCAATAATCAGCAATAAGAAGTTTTTTCATTATGGTAAATACTGTAATTCGAGTTTGGGATAGCAGCCATTTAACAATATgataattatgcaaaaaaaaaaaataataaaatccgaagaaaaataaaataaattaagctaCTGTCTTAAAAATGACTTCAACTGTTCGTTAAGGGATTAAACAAAGAAATCGAATAAATTCTAAAAGTAAAAATCTAATTCCTTAATATTTATTCTGAGAATGatattgcaatattttttttgtataacacctttaaaaatatgtaaacaaaaGCCGTAAATTTTaaccatttattttatattcctttaaaaaaaaccacttataattttataaaaagtCGATGAACTTACATATTTGTCAACTATTGTATGAATTTTGAataccttaaaaaaaaattcagctaactttaaaattatttgagAATTCATTAGAAATATTCGGGAAAGTTtagatatataaaaaataaaaaatatatatatatatatatttatatattttggtggaattggtttttggctgtttACCCAAATCCCACTAGTATGAAACAGGTGATCCCTAGACAACGACAATGAAAATAAGAGCAACGACTACAACGACGGCGGTAGGGAGTTGTAGTTTGCTCGTGGAAAAAGTAAGTTTGCGTTTGGCCTGTGTGGCTTCAAGAGCGACAACGGACGGTGAAGACGTAACCGAGAGACAACGACGACCTATAATTTCCTTATCCTATATTATTTGTCTTAAAATACGAATAAAGTTAATAATACTATAATAGAAACCCACATTTTGGGCGCTCGTCCGGGTTTGTAGAAATGTGAACGGTATTGAACaagtgaaaaaaatgtataacattaaacaaaagttgaacgtaaaaaaaaaatatacagtcGAAATTGTTTGTATTATAATGGcgtgtttaaataattttataagtGCTAGCTTACGTTCAAGCAAGAAATAGTGCATTGGATGAGACAGAAGTAATCGTCAAGGACTACGGGAATTTACTGGTTTCGATTTTGCCGAAAATGACCACCGATATGGTGCAAAGAGGGAATACGCAGTAGATACTTTGACGCAGACTGACCTTAGGTGGATATACAACGTGTTAGGCATAGGGTACAGAAAAGTGCTGATCCCGTAAATCTGTGGGCCACGAATTCCGGGTCAGTTTAACTAGCGGATGTTACCCAACAACGTTCCCAGCGACTAAGCGTGTTGATTTTTGGGAATAATTCGAGACGGTCTTAGCCTTTCTTCAAATAATCTACTTAGAAATTGTTAATTGGCGCTCAAACGTGTTTGTAAGACCCTCGACCGTTTTACCAACAGACATTTCAACGCGGTCGTAGAACCCTCGATCcgtaaacaaaaaaccgaCCCCTCATGTCCGAAGCGCTTTAGATAGCTGCAAAAGCAGCCGTGCCAGCTGAATACTTGCGTTAGCTAAAAGCTCAATTCTCAATGCTTGCGTTCTATTAACGGCTTTAGGTTGGGTAGGTTGGGTTGCGCCACTTAATTTGTCATGTATCCAAGGTGCGCTGCTTTGCTTCTGGcctaataataatatacagCCTCCGTCTTTTTCGGGGCCAGTTTTAGTCCCATTGAGCTGTTCGATAGCCctaatgttgctgttgcacgtTTCCTCTGCCTGGTCGAGATGCTTGGCGGCTACCAGCAAAGCCATGTGTTGAAGGCGTTCCTGATGTCTGGGGTGGCCATAAGGCAGAACTCTTTGGTACCCGCTTTCCATCTCGTGCTTCGATTGCCTGGGCCGCAACTCTGCTGATGGCGTCCACCGTGGATCGCGCTTTCCTGAATTCAAACTGGGACGGTGAGAGGTCACCCGCGTCTGAGATAGACCTCTTCAGCCTGGCGTCACACGCGGTCTTCAGATGGCGCATTGAGGGTAGGACCTGAACTAGGGAGTCCGGTTTGTATTTCTTCCTGGCTTGGGTATGGGTAGTGGTTGGGCGTCCCAAACCGCAAATAATAGCACTAGTGAAGGTGAGGTCCACCACAGTGCCCATACCTGCGCGCCTGAACGTGTGATGGTTCCCTTGGGTTAAAAACGCTAGGTCCAGAGGCGCGAACGCCTCTAACACTATCCAACCTCTCGAGTTGGTGAGTGCACTGCCCCAGTTCTCTGACCATGCGTTAAAGTCGCCGGCTATAAGAACCTGGGTGCTGCCTCTAGCGTCTGAGGCCAATCTACGTGTATACTGTCCGACTGAATTCGCTTATGGTCAGGCTGGGAGCTAGgtatacaaattaattaataaattaataggTACAACTAagcttcaaaacattgtgacactttgtcataataaacataacgttcaagtacccaaaagaccaccaacaattacacaagtattccagcgctcaagtaatacgatctaacgcttatacaaaagccgatcgcggagcgtgggaatgctaagcttgcactttgcagctcatgCATGCAGACCATGCATGCcttctacatacatatatgtatatgtatatggaactatatgtatatagaataaGTACTGTATGTACGGGTCGAATAAGAAatattcgaataaagtaactctaactgatcagacgctctgactctacAACACCGAAACTTCTTTGGAATCCTTTCGAACATTATAAGATAGATTCAAACAATTGTAAATTCAAAGCTTTCTCAACATGGCCCTGACCAAtgcataattaaaagcaaagaTTTAATCAAAAGCTACAAGATATTAAAGATCATTTAGGTAGTGTAAATGTCGGCACATCGGTAGAGGTTCCATGGAGGAAGGCAGCACATACAGCATATAAAGTGTACGAAAGGTACGATAGTAGTTCCAAGCAATATCAAGCACTTGGCATAATGAGGAACAAAATAAAAGGTTCAGCTGACATGATTCTCTCATCTTTTGATACTCTCTTCAACTTTAAGGCCATAAACAACCGCTTCGATTTTACATACGCTGATTAACGACCAGTGTATTTGGTAGAGCACGAAATGTCAACACTCCGCCAAGGAAATTTGACTCAGCTACAATATTATGGCGATGTAGACTATAAACAAACATCATAATAATATTATCATAAACAAGACTATACTACGACAACACCTTTGCCTCACCTTTGAATGAAAACTATGAACTAAAAAGTCGTTAAGCAACGTTCTATTCTTCGCAAGACCATCCGATCTTTCTTCTGCATTAGTATTAGCTTAGAAAGTCGAAGCTAACCACGAGCACCTTGACCGAAGCATGGATGTAACCCCAGATGTTAGATTTAATCAAGAAAGTAAAAATCCTTATTTCAATACAAGACAGTGACAACCTAAGCGAGATCAAGTCCAACTAATGTACATAAACAGCTCTTTACTTTCTAGACAACCCACTCAAAACCAATGAAGCAGCCAATCTTATGGACAAATTCAGAACAGACAGTGGCGAATCTAACTGCAAAATGATCAACCCAAACTATAGCAGTGTAAGGTATACGGGactaaaacaacaaagaaTCAACCATTTATATCAGATATTCCTCCACTTGACAATAAAGATAATAAATACCCATTCCATGCAAAATTAATCTACGGGTATAGCATCATAAACAAAAAGTGGGTTATGCACCTATTTAACACAAATACAACATTCTTATTACCAAACCTCACAACATTTGACAGAATAATTGGACTagaattaattaaacaaaccGACGCTGTAGTCgacttaaaaaataaaaatcttaTAACTAACAATGGCCTGAAATAATCTAATTTCTTAAATGCTCGGACGTAAATAGAAGTACCTCAAgatattaaagaaaaatttcACTTTATGTTTGTAAACCGGAATCTGGACAAAGAACAAGGACCCcacatatttaaaattgtacgCATACCCGAAGGGCGCCTCTAATTTTGTAAATGCAGAAACACAAGCTATGTAAACAGATGGTGtcattgttttaattttggCAAACTTAGGCAGGGCACAATACTTTACCACCTTGGATATAAAGTATGGTTTTTATCAGATACTACTCGCTTAAAAAGAAAGATATAAAACTGCTTTCTCAGTAGGAAACGGGAAGTATGAGTTTTGCAGACTTCCTTTTGGGTTGAAAAATGCACCCAGTATTTTTCAATGGGCCATAGACGATGATGTGCTCAAAGAACAGTTAGGGAAATCATGCAATGTCTATGTTAGTACTGAAGGGCATTGAGTCTGATGTTACGCCCGAAGAGATAAGTGAGGCGCTAAAGGAAAAGGGATTTTTTGCCAAAGGCGTGTTCAAtatcaaaaacagaaacaggcagCCCAAACCACTTGAAGCCCCAATCTTGAAGAGATTGAGCTTGAACCAGAAAACAAGCCTCCTAAAAAAAACGAGGTTCATCCCACTTACAAactccagctccttctgcaCCGTAGGATCACATTAGAAGAGCCGCATAAACGCAACGTTcctgtacaatgtacaaactGCCACACGAGGTCGTATTGCAGGTCGTATCTCCATGACTCCACACACAGCCAaactaataaagaaaatgcaaacgaaaaaaatgcaataactgTGGGGGTAATCACACAGCAAACTAGAGAGGCTGTCCAATCtacaaagagctgaaaagccgTCTTCACAAAAGAATGAACACGGCGCGGGCACGCCAAGGAACAGTTACGCTGACACCATTAGAAACAAATCCTAATGTACAACAAGTTTCGCTCCCTGGTCTACACCAAGCACTAACAAGATAACCTTtgcaaacgttttaaaatcaGGTATGACGCCTCCAACCCAAAATATCCGAACCCAACATGAAGTGCATACAAAATTAGACACACAATAAAACTATAACCCAGCTACGcagcaagaaacaaaaacagaagcaATGATGCAAGCCTTACAACAGAGCATGAtggaatttatgacatttatgaGGACCACCATACAAGACATGTTGCGtaatcaaaaccttttgatacaGAGCCCAACAATCCAATAAATAATGGCTACCTTAGGCATATCTACGTGGAACGCCAATGGCGTTTCACACCGCAaacttgagctagctcaattcCTACATGAGAAGCATATCGACGTAATTGCTTCTTTCGGAAACTCATCTCACAACTGAGGATCGGGACTTGTGaacccaaaagaaaaacagcTTTATAAGACTTTAACAAATGCCACTAATAAACTTGACCATGTTTCCCCTGGGAGTCCTATATACTGGCCATCAGACCTCAATAAGCTGCCTGACCTGATCGACTTCGCAGTTACGAAAAATATTCCCCGCAGTTTGGTTAAAGCTGAATGTTTGCCGGATTTGTCATCTGATCACTCGCCTAATTCACCTCCGCCGATACGCAGAAAACGTTAAACCACCATACAGATTGACTTCTCACAAAACAAACTGGCTCaggtataaataatatatataagttcACACATTGAGCTAAGCCCAAAACTCAATAATCAATCTGATATAGAGAGCTGCACGTGTGCATTGCAATGCAtccttactgcagcagctcttactgcaacACCCAAAATCACaaatactacaattaattcaaaaaagAGCCAACGCACAAATCGAGCAAATAGTCCAGGTAAAACGACGCTTACCCAGAGAATGGCAATCTTCTAGATCCccaactgcaaaacaaaagctaaaagtagCTACACGAAAACTAGCCAACGCTCTGAAACAAGAAGAGGAAGACGATCATCGCCGATACATAGAGCAACTCACACCAACAGGCACGAAACATAAGTCACTGTGGAGAGCCCACTCAACTCTTCGACCACCGACTGATACCGTTTTGCCGATAAGGAATTCCTCAGGCGGCTGGGCCCGTAGTGATGCAGACAGAGCCACCACACTTGCCGCTCACCTACAAAATTTGTTCACGCCAAACCAGGCTACTAGCACGTTCGCGCTACCGTCCTCACCCGTAAactgccaccagcaacacacGCCAATTGTGTTTTATCCTAaagaagtaattaaaataatcaaagacaatctcagcccgaaaaaaaaacccggGCTGCGCCCTTATAACACCGGAAACACCAGTTCGCTACATAACCCAGCTCTTTAATGCCATCACCAAACTTGGCTACTTTCCACAACGATGGAAGAGGACGATTatcataatgattccaaagcctggTAGGGACCACACAGTCCCTTtatcttacagaccaataagtctactctcatgtatttcgaaactattcgaaaaatgcctgctGGTTCGACTTAATCTATATCTAAGAACCCACAACAtaatcccagcccatcaatttggatttCGCGAATGCCACGGAACCATTGAACAGGTGAATCGTATAACAACGGAAATCGCGAATATTGTAcagcagtatttttagacgtaTTCCAAGCATTCGACAGAGTCTGGACCGACGGCCTAAtgtgtaaaattaaaacagccctacccgaaagcacacacaaacttcTAAAGCCTTACCTCTACGACAGAAAGTTTGCAGTGCGGTGcaacactgccacttccacagATCATGTAATTGAGGCTGTAGTcccccaaggcagcgttccTGGGCCAACCTTATACCTCATCTACCGACATCCCTACAAATAATCGCTTAACGGTACCCACATTTGCCGACGATTCAGCTATCCTTAGCCGTTCAAGGTTCCCTACCCAAACTACAGCACAGCTGGCATTGCACCTCACATTGAGAAGTGGCTCtctgactggcgaataaaggtaaacgagcaaaaatgcATGCACGTGACGTTTACGCTAAACAAACAAGACTGCCCTCCGCTCTTattgaaactgaaactcaATGCCAACCACTTACACTGGCTCATCAACTCTCCGCTCAGCCTAGATCACAAAGTCTTAAAATTTTGTATTGAAACCTATCTGGATCTTTGGCTCACAGTTATGGGGCAataccagcaacagcaacattgacatcatacagcgaaCATAATCAAAGATTCTGAGAACCATCATTGGAGCACCGTGGTACGTTCGGAATAAAAACATCCAAAGagacttaaatatatatatataatcagTTATCTATGCAATTACGGAACTTAAGGAAAAATACCATAGCAACCTTTACTCGCACCCCAACCACCTAGCGAGAGGTTTAACCCAGCTCAGCAGCCGTTCCCGTCTCCGGCGAAAAGACTTACCAACCCAGCGAAGAAATTTTTAGGGCCGTTTAATCATAGAAcagttggaaaaataatacaactgttcagaaaaaaaaaattgttatagctaagatttttaaacttattgttagttttTAAGCAAGAAgcttcaataaataaaagcaaagtaataaaaaaatatatatatatcattcCTGGGCTTATTAAGCTATTAGAGGTGTTTTATAAAAGACTGCATCTATAAAAAGACCTATAAGCGACATCCTAAAGGACAAAAATGGCAAGGTGAGCGCAGGGAAATCCAAAAAGATACCATTAAATTTTGACGAAAGTCAACGCCAGGCATTtgaaaaaattcaaaagctTCTCACTTCTGTTACACAAGGTTACAAGAAGCCCTAGGATTTGACAATAGATGCTTCTTCTTTTGGTTTAGGAGCAGTCCTATCACACCTATATACATGATATCAAGAACTCTAAAATATAGGTATTCAAACTTTGCAACAAACGAAAGGGAGCTTATTGCCATAGTGTGGGCCCTAAAGAATTTTAGAAACTACTTATTTGggttaaaaaattttaatattttcagaTCGTAATCCGAACGCCAAAATTAAGCGTTGGAAAGCTTTCATCGACGAGCACAATACCCAGATATTTTACAATCCAGGAAAAGAGAACTATATCGCACATTAGAAGAGGACGCGCAGTCtgaccaaagacattataataacaagatgcgtaacggccatacattggcTCTCTTTTCGTTCGCCTAAAATCGAGagcgtaaaaatctaaaaataaaattgtcttgcttgtgtgagtaaaaacaataaaggacATAGTGCGTGTTCGTGCTtgtgctagaagacgattttagggccgaaatcaatttggaccaataataattttctttattttataaaaaaatatcctAAGCCCAGCCTAGCATGTTCAGCATAACAACACTATTCTTGGTTTTGCGGAAAACAACATCATAGCTGACTGCGGTAACCAGATAGTACCGATTGGAAATAGCAGCGCTACCCTCACAACAACGTTCTGTAAGAAATTGGCCTACACAACATGCGCCCAACAATTGAAAccaattttgatctaagaaacaaatttgattattgttttggtcaatttcgatttgtAACTATAatggtttgaaagaagttttttatacccgttattatgcgttttaaaaaaaaaaaaaacaaaataaacaagagagaacgctatagtcgagttccccgactatctgatacccgttactcagctagtggaagggagaaggagagtcttaaacacagtttttggcggtttgtaggcgttatagtgggcgtggcaaaaagttttttggcaaatcgatagaaatttacaagactaatacaaaaatgaaaaaatatcaaaacatttttcaaaagtgtgggcgtagcagctttgggcggtttgtgggcgttagagtgggcgtggcaaaaagttttttggcaaatcgatagcaatttataagaccaatacaaaaatgaaaaaatttcaaaacatttttcaaaagtgtgggcgtagcagctttgggcggtttgtgggcgttagagtgggcgtggcaaaaagttttttaacaaatcgatagaaatttacaagaccaatacaaaaatgaaaaaatatcaaaacatttttcaaaagtgtcggcgtggcagttttggtcggtttgtgggcgttagagtgggcgtggcaacatgaatcaacaaacttgcgctgcgtctatgtctctggagtctgtatgcttaatctcaactttctagcttttgtagttcctgagatcacagcgttcatacggacggacagacagacggacagacggacatggtcatatcgactcggctattggtcctgatcaagaatatatatactttatatggtcggaaacccttccttctgcctgttacatacttttcaaagaatctagtatacccttttactctacgggtaacgggtataaatataacaaaataatttaactgaatcttatttgcattttaaataatgaaaatgggtCATTTTCATACTAGTTATTCGACAAAATAACTATAGTATATaattaaaacgtttaaaaagtaaatatttataactactgtaatttaaaatgaagaatttccaaaaaaaagatattacatttaaaaataaatagttcataaaaataattcataaacaaaaaaattaattaataaaataaataaaaatatggaaactgtttattgcaaaattgatttcttgaagcACGAAGTAGGGACATtagcaccgaagaatcattgtcttatatttttcacacgtcgtGAATACTCTAATCAAGCTTGCTAGAAGAAAGCGCCGAAATTGTCCatacacccggaagtgcgactatactctCTACTCGACGGCGGCTGGAAACAGGCCCCCTGGCAAGGATATGTCCCTAccagaggatgctggcaaatggtagtcgGGTGTCCCGGGCCGGACTAAGGTGTCACTCGACCCGTGCCGAGAGTCAGCCTGACTGACTATCCCGGGTCACAAAATAGCTCAGTTtcaaacggagagctcagggtACCTGGCGACCCCCTGTTCTAAGTAGCCTTACCCGGGCGTCGCGGATCTCCGCCCGGGTGACCCTCCTTTTCTCCGCAACTCGTGGGAATCATGTGGAgtcgataaaaataaataaaaaggagtcaggatc from Drosophila yakuba strain Tai18E2 chromosome 3L, Prin_Dyak_Tai18E2_2.1, whole genome shotgun sequence carries:
- the LOC6535216 gene encoding casein kinase II subunit alpha gives rise to the protein MTLPSAARVYTDVNAHKPDEYWDYENYVVDWGNQDDYQLVRKLGRGKYSEVFEAINITTTEKCVVKILKPVKKKKIKREIKILENLRGGTNIITLLAVVKDPVSRTPALIFEHVNNTDFKQLYQTLTDYEIRYYLFELLKALDYCHSMGIMHRDVKPHNVMIDHENRKLRLIDWGLAEFYHPGQEYNVRVASRYFKGPELLVDYQMYDYSLDMWSLGCMLASMIFRKEPFFHGHDNYDQLVRIAKVLGTEELYAYLDKYNIDLDPRFHDILQRHSRKRWERFVHSDNQHLVSPEALDFLDKLLRYDHVDRLTAREAMAHPYFLPIVNGQMNPNNQQ